One Malania oleifera isolate guangnan ecotype guangnan chromosome 9, ASM2987363v1, whole genome shotgun sequence DNA segment encodes these proteins:
- the LOC131163571 gene encoding protein MIZU-KUSSEI 1: MISELDIRPSPRPESKIAAAGDDLSTTRPDVDLQPSRKRTPSRSAKLFRRVRSVFRSFPIIAPTSCKLPMPLHGGMGRPHGDGQVHGGTRMTGTLFGYKKARVSLAIQKSSCRLPILLLELAIPTSMLLAEMRDGMVRIALECEKQAASEKTMVVEEPVWTMYCRGKKMGYAVRREATEEDLGVMKILKAVSVGVGVLPAREAAEGEYGQLTYMRAWCERVVGSEDSETYYMMNPEGNSGPELSIFFLRTKKNY; encoded by the coding sequence ATGATATCAGAGCTGGACATTCGGCCATCGCCGAGGCCGGAATCAAAGATCGCTGCCGCCGGGGATGACCTCTCCACCACGCGGCCCGACGTGGACCTTCAACCCTCGCGGAAGCGCACACCATCGAGGTCGGCGAAGCTGTTCCGGCGGGTACGATCGGTGTTCCGGTCATTCCCCATAATCGCACCGACGTCGTGCAAGCTGCCGATGCCGCTGCACGGTGGCATGGGGCGGCCGCACGGGGATGGGCAGGTCCATGGGGGCACGCGGATGACCGGAACCCTGTTCGGATACAAGAAGGCGAGGGTGAGCCTGGCGATACAGAAGAGCTCGTGCCGCCTGCCGATACTGCTTCTGGAGCTGGCGATTCCAACGAGCATGCTGCTGGCGGAAATGAGGGATGGTATGGTGAGGATAGCGCTGGAGTGTGAGAAGCAGGCGGCGTCGGAGAAGACCATGGTGGTGGAGGAGCCGGTATGGACGATGTACTGCAGAGGGAAGAAGATGGGGTACGCTGTGCGGCGGGAGGCGACGGAGGAGGACTTGGGGGTGATGAAGATACTGAAGGCGGTCTCGGTGGGGGTGGGGGTATTGCCGGCGAGAGAAGCGGCGGAGGGGGAGTACGGGCAGCTGACGTACATGAGGGCATGGTGTGAGAGGGTGGTGGGGTCCGAGGATTCGGAGACGTACTATATGATGAATCCGGAAGGGAACAGCGGGCCGGAGCTCAGCATCTTCTTTCTTcggacaaaaaaaaattattaa
- the LOC131163674 gene encoding pentatricopeptide repeat-containing protein At1g80270, mitochondrial-like, producing MTVYHQSSIFNGLHMGCRSLCSQVDDDEQSSDEVDDLENGFSDPRIQAASILVGRSYDVPNGEELASEPELMEDNLAETCRNDLDASEIDMGTSGEDSQKKRGFTELFEIIVGAPRRSMGSALNKWVEEGNNLDRPLAASILSNLRKRRMYGKALEYSEWLEGRNVYDFTEQDYASQLNLIARIHGLWKAEKYVETIPESLKGVVVHHSLLAIYVADLNLEKAEALFKTMRDLVQPITVAACNQMIVLYKRRNKRKIADILLLMENENVKPSLLTYKLLIDSKGNANDIIGMEQLVNNMKAEGLQPDLGVRAVLARHYVSQGLNDKAEAVLEEIEGSDLKTSRTGRKTLLSLHASLGNAEGVGRIWRECELNPKVDECMVAIEAWGKLGKIEEAEAVFEKMLHSWQKLSSRQYSTLLKVYANHKLVNKGKEHVRRMVERGCWIGPLAWDALVKLFIESGELEKADSILQKAAEMKGMKPRFNSYMMIMGQYARRGDVHNTEKLFHRMRQKGYTGRLKPFEVLIQAYINSETPAYGFWERMKAENIYPTKSFAEQLALADAFGKKATKDLLD from the exons ATGACTGTTTATCACCAATCATCTATTTTCAATGGACTTCATATGGGGTGTCGTAGTCTGTGCTCACAGGTCGATGACGATGAACAGAGCAGTGATGAGGTTGATGATTTGGAAAATGGATTTTCTGATCCTAGGATACAAGCTGCCTCCATTCTGGTTGGAAGGAGCTATGACGTACCCAATGGAGAAGAATTAGCATCTGAACCAGAGCTCATGGAGGATAACTTAGCAGAAACATGTCGAAATGACCTGGATGCATCTGAGATTGATATGGGTACAAGTGGTGAGGATTCTCAAAAGAAAAGAGGTTTTACTGAGTTGTTTGAGATCATTGTGGGTGCTCCACGCCGTTCCATGGGATCTGCTCTTAATAAGTGGGTTGAGGAGGGGAATAATTTGGACAGACCTCTTGCTGCCTCGATCCTTAGTAATCTTCGGAAACGTCGGATGTACGGGAAGGCCTTGGAG TATTCAGAATGGTTAGAAGGAAGGAACGTATATGACTTCACTGAACAAGACTATGCTTCTCAACTTAATTTGATTGCCAGAATACATGGGCTCTGGAAGGCTGAAAAGTATGTTGAGACTATTCCAGAATCCCTTAAAGGGGTAGTAGTGCACCATTCCCTCTTAGCTATCTATGTTGCAGATCTCAACCTGGAAAAGGCAGAGGCATTATTTAAAACAATGAGGGATCTGGTGCAGCCGATCACTGTTGCTGCATGCAATCAGATGATCGTTCTTTACAAGAGGCGAAACAAGAGGAAAATAGCTGATATTCTATTGTTAATGGAGAATGAAAATGTAAAGCCATCACTCCTTACTTACAAGCTACTAATAGACAGCAAAGGTAATGCCAATGACATTATTGGGATGGAGCAACTGGTAAATAACATGAAGGCTGAAGGTTTGCAACCTGATCTTGGAGTTAGAGCTGTCTTGGCCAGACACTATGTATCTCAGGGGCTCAATGACAAAGCAGAAGCTGTCTTGGAGGAGATTGAAGGGAGTGACCTAAAGACTAGTCGTACAGGTCGGAAAACTTTACTCTCTCTCCACGCATCTCTTGGCAATGCTGAGGGGGTGGGCAGAATCTGGAGGGAATGTGAATTGAATCCCAAGGTTGATGAGTGCATGGTTGCTATAGAAGCTTGGGGCAAGTTGGGCAAAATAGAGGAGGCTGAAGCAGTCTTTGAGAAGATGCTTCACAGTTGGCAGAAACTCTCATCCAGGCAGTACTCTACACTCCTGAAAGTTTATGCCAACCATAAGCTGGTAAATAAGGGAAAGGAACATGTGAGGCGAATGGTGGAGCGTGGGTGCTGGATTGGCCCGTTGGCATGGGATGCACTAGTGAAGCTCTTTATTGAATCTGGGGAGTTGGAGAAAGCTGATTCAATTTTGCAGAAGGCAGCTGAGATGAAGGGGATGAAACCGCGCTTCAACTCTTACATGATGATTATGGGCCAGTATGCGAGAAGGGGCGACGTGCATAATACCGAGAAGTTATTCCACAGAATGAGGCAGAAGGGGTACACCGGTCGTCTCAAGCCATTTGAGGTTCTGATCCAGGCATACATCAATTCAGAAACTCCTGCATATGGGTTTTGGGAGAGGATGAAGGCAGAAAACATATACCCAACCAAATCATTTGCTGAGCAGTTGGCACTAGCAGATGCGTTTGGCAAGAAGGCAACTAAagatctgcttgattga